One part of the Mya arenaria isolate MELC-2E11 chromosome 3, ASM2691426v1 genome encodes these proteins:
- the LOC128228573 gene encoding uncharacterized protein LOC128228573 isoform X1 has protein sequence MNNEAASLARKPLRKSGCQICVITMHTVPVVVFSLLLSLAAGKETFNLTQGPLPDEIKNFPDTANRFMAYLDPASKTTKTHCYWCAPGVLSDSSQNKKQSSQCNDHIKGRVLIEMLTPKERNQMKIPVCHVGEVPNCGPPPQDRKKESFHWYIDRGWSNADYSVYFSSALVCNYTQEIVAEYYCNITLQWQLLHYNPTKKCEQEPTIIPVEEKDNYVAHIIGGVVGVVLLVAVILIVACRFFRKRKMKSNSDDVELKVIMTQPTSPANPSVSKGSYISRTSSKSKSSIEEDSEIQEEEEPFLYKNEKSSNDTLINEINKEEQPVALKPSKPPVLKSSAVFGYRLNNIDKKDKEVNFKFQSLAKPVPPGGDIYVIVKGATGYVIRREDSGKTWNGPLIETASRACVMTSLGPDDSCRYIYTLTFADGKKIEGNFSVTVSDRQDTYGQEIGQSSASVHMTRAEVHPSGITRDYQPFTSSILDSNHDSALASRSEISQSGNPSYAKVGVSSNAGSSNMNAMSNERVNSRQLSNKSSSGYCSELVDLKSGDTLSVSSLISNEECNVTQPETFSDSNCNDKNDLGITENNIPDVPLREDGDGAVSSTECYAENENDEEHNTDPKLLISKDSDKKKMGGCSQTPSPATSESSRSCTWSPANRKPKIERDHINEGAQATAPNEQQKQEVSCGIKNQSKSIEREHSRTSSNNVTETGNNVIRKDTDLSTELKNLRQSYAVNGMDNQNGGDSLSHTQHVCIDVSTKDSSKDDMIVITEKYDSLDTDSLNSESNSYTVNES, from the exons ATGAATAATGAGGCAGCTTCATTGGCAAGGAAACCTCTTCGAAAATCTGGCTGTCAAATAT GTGTGATAACCATGCATACAGTACCAGTGGTCGTGTTTTCATTGTTGCTCTCTTTGGCTGCTGGCAAAGAGACGTTTAATCTCACACAGGGGCCGCTACCTGACGAAATAAAAAACTTTCCTGACACAGCAAACCGCTT taTGGCATATCTGGACCCAGCCAGTAAAACAACAAAGACTCACTGTTATTGGTGCGCCCCAGGGGTGTTGTCCGACTCCTCCCAGAACAAGAAGCAGAGCTCGCAATGTAATGACCACATTAAGGGGCGAGTCTTGATTGAAATGCTCACACCGAAAGAGCGCAACCAAATGAAGATTCCTGTTTGCCATGTTGGAGAAGTTCCaa ATTGTGGACCGCCGCCACAAGACCGGAAGAAGGAATCATTTCATTGGTACATTGACCGAGGTTGGAGTAACGCAGATTATTCCGTGTACTTCTCATCTGCCCTGGTTTGCAACTACACGCAGGAGATTGTAGCAGAGTACTACTGTAATATCACACTGCAATGGCAGTTGTTGCACTATAATCCAACTAAGAAATGTGAACAAG agCCCACAATCATTCCTGTAGAGGAAAAAG ACAACTATGTTGCCCACATCATTGGAGGAGTTGTTGGAGTTGTTTTGCTGGTAGCTGTGATTCTGATTGTTGCCTGCCGGTTTTTCAGGAAAAGGAAGATGAAGTCAA ATTCAGATGATGTTGAATTAAAAGTGATAATGACACAACCCACTTCTCCAG CCAATCCGAGCGTCTCCAAGGGAAGCTATATTAGTCGCACATCGTCAAAGTCGAAAAGTTCAATTGAAGAGGATTCAGAAATTCAGGAGGAAGAAGAGCCATTTCTATATA aaaatgagaAAAGTTCTAACGACACATTAATCaacgaaataaataaagaagaacAGCCTGTAGCCCTTAAACCATCTAAACCTCCAG TGTTAAAATCAAGCGCTGTGTTTGGCTACCGATTGAACAACATAGACAAGAAAGACAAAGAAGTAAATTTTAAGTTTCAGTCTCTAGCCAAGCCTGTACCACCTG GTGGTGATATATATGTGATAGTGAAAGGAGCCACTGGGTATGTGATCCGAAGGGAAGATTCTGGCAAAACATGGAATGGCCCACTTATTGAAACGGCCAGTCGAGCATGTGTAATGACATCACTGGGTCCTGACGACTCTTGCAGATACATTTATACCTTAACATTTGCAGACGGAAAAAAGATTGAAGGCAATTTTTCAGTTACAG TTTCAGACAGACAAGACACATATGGGCAAGAGATAGGTCAAAGTTCAGCTTCAGTACATATGACCCGCGCTGAGGTGCATCCAAGCGGAATAACTAGGGATTATCAACCCTTCACTTCTAGCATTCTTGACAGTAATCATGATTCTGCATTGGCAAGCCGTTCGGAAATAAGTCAAAGTGGAAATCCTTCTTATGCAAAAGTAGGAGTTAGTTCTAATGCAGGAAGTAGTAATATGAATGCTATGTCTAATGAGAGGGTAAACAGTCGCCAGTTGTCAAACAAAAGTTCTAGTGGATATTGTTCTGAGCTTGTCGATCTTAAATCTGGTGATACTCTATCTGTGTCatcattaatttcaaatgaGGAATGTAATGTAACACAGCCTGAGACTTTCAGTGACAGCAATTgcaatgataaaaatgatttggGTATTACTGAGAACAATATTCCTGATGTCCCTCTTCGGGAAGATGGAGATGGAGCTGTTTCCTCAACCGAATGCTAcgctgaaaatgaaaatgatgagGAACATAACACAGATCCAAAGCTGCTTATTAGTAAAG atTCTGATAAGAAAAAGATGGGCGGCTGTTCACAAACTCCATCACCAGCCACGAGTGAATCATCTAGGTCATGCACATGGTCACCGGCCAATCGTAAACCAAAAATAGAAAGAGACCATATCAATG aaggAGCACAAGCAACAGCACCAAATGAACAGCAGAAGCAAGAAGTGTCCTGTGGTATAAAGAACCAGTCTAAATCAATTGAGCGTGAACATAGCAGAACATCCTCCAATAATGTAACTGAGACTGGAAATAATGTGATACGAAAAGATACAGACTTAAGTACAGAACTTAAGAATTTGAGGCAATCTTATGCTGTCAATGGTATGGACAATCAAAATGGTGGGGACAGCCTCAGTCATACTCAGCATGTATGCATTGATGTATCAACCAAAGACAGTTCCAAAGATGATATGATTGTCATTACTGAAAAATATGATTCTCTAGATACTGACAGTTTAAATAGTGAGTCTAATTCATACACTGTCAATGAAAGTTGA
- the LOC128228573 gene encoding uncharacterized protein LOC128228573 isoform X4 has product MNNEAASLARKPLRKSGCQICVITMHTVPVVVFSLLLSLAAGKETFNLTQGPLPDEIKNFPDTANRFMAYLDPASKTTKTHCYWCAPGVLSDSSQNKKQSSQCNDHIKGRVLIEMLTPKERNQMKIPVCHVGEVPNCGPPPQDRKKESFHWYIDRGWSNADYSVYFSSALVCNYTQEIVAEYYCNITLQWQLLHYNPTKKCEQEPTIIPVEEKDNYVAHIIGGVVGVVLLVAVILIVACRFFRKRKMKSNSDDVELKVIMTQPTSPENEKSSNDTLINEINKEEQPVALKPSKPPVLKSSAVFGYRLNNIDKKDKEVNFKFQSLAKPVPPGGDIYVIVKGATGYVIRREDSGKTWNGPLIETASRACVMTSLGPDDSCRYIYTLTFADGKKIEGNFSVTVSDRQDTYGQEIGQSSASVHMTRAEVHPSGITRDYQPFTSSILDSNHDSALASRSEISQSGNPSYAKVGVSSNAGSSNMNAMSNERVNSRQLSNKSSSGYCSELVDLKSGDTLSVSSLISNEECNVTQPETFSDSNCNDKNDLGITENNIPDVPLREDGDGAVSSTECYAENENDEEHNTDPKLLISKDSDKKKMGGCSQTPSPATSESSRSCTWSPANRKPKIERDHINEGAQATAPNEQQKQEVSCGIKNQSKSIEREHSRTSSNNVTETGNNVIRKDTDLSTELKNLRQSYAVNGMDNQNGGDSLSHTQHVCIDVSTKDSSKDDMIVITEKYDSLDTDSLNSESNSYTVNES; this is encoded by the exons ATGAATAATGAGGCAGCTTCATTGGCAAGGAAACCTCTTCGAAAATCTGGCTGTCAAATAT GTGTGATAACCATGCATACAGTACCAGTGGTCGTGTTTTCATTGTTGCTCTCTTTGGCTGCTGGCAAAGAGACGTTTAATCTCACACAGGGGCCGCTACCTGACGAAATAAAAAACTTTCCTGACACAGCAAACCGCTT taTGGCATATCTGGACCCAGCCAGTAAAACAACAAAGACTCACTGTTATTGGTGCGCCCCAGGGGTGTTGTCCGACTCCTCCCAGAACAAGAAGCAGAGCTCGCAATGTAATGACCACATTAAGGGGCGAGTCTTGATTGAAATGCTCACACCGAAAGAGCGCAACCAAATGAAGATTCCTGTTTGCCATGTTGGAGAAGTTCCaa ATTGTGGACCGCCGCCACAAGACCGGAAGAAGGAATCATTTCATTGGTACATTGACCGAGGTTGGAGTAACGCAGATTATTCCGTGTACTTCTCATCTGCCCTGGTTTGCAACTACACGCAGGAGATTGTAGCAGAGTACTACTGTAATATCACACTGCAATGGCAGTTGTTGCACTATAATCCAACTAAGAAATGTGAACAAG agCCCACAATCATTCCTGTAGAGGAAAAAG ACAACTATGTTGCCCACATCATTGGAGGAGTTGTTGGAGTTGTTTTGCTGGTAGCTGTGATTCTGATTGTTGCCTGCCGGTTTTTCAGGAAAAGGAAGATGAAGTCAA ATTCAGATGATGTTGAATTAAAAGTGATAATGACACAACCCACTTCTCCAG aaaatgagaAAAGTTCTAACGACACATTAATCaacgaaataaataaagaagaacAGCCTGTAGCCCTTAAACCATCTAAACCTCCAG TGTTAAAATCAAGCGCTGTGTTTGGCTACCGATTGAACAACATAGACAAGAAAGACAAAGAAGTAAATTTTAAGTTTCAGTCTCTAGCCAAGCCTGTACCACCTG GTGGTGATATATATGTGATAGTGAAAGGAGCCACTGGGTATGTGATCCGAAGGGAAGATTCTGGCAAAACATGGAATGGCCCACTTATTGAAACGGCCAGTCGAGCATGTGTAATGACATCACTGGGTCCTGACGACTCTTGCAGATACATTTATACCTTAACATTTGCAGACGGAAAAAAGATTGAAGGCAATTTTTCAGTTACAG TTTCAGACAGACAAGACACATATGGGCAAGAGATAGGTCAAAGTTCAGCTTCAGTACATATGACCCGCGCTGAGGTGCATCCAAGCGGAATAACTAGGGATTATCAACCCTTCACTTCTAGCATTCTTGACAGTAATCATGATTCTGCATTGGCAAGCCGTTCGGAAATAAGTCAAAGTGGAAATCCTTCTTATGCAAAAGTAGGAGTTAGTTCTAATGCAGGAAGTAGTAATATGAATGCTATGTCTAATGAGAGGGTAAACAGTCGCCAGTTGTCAAACAAAAGTTCTAGTGGATATTGTTCTGAGCTTGTCGATCTTAAATCTGGTGATACTCTATCTGTGTCatcattaatttcaaatgaGGAATGTAATGTAACACAGCCTGAGACTTTCAGTGACAGCAATTgcaatgataaaaatgatttggGTATTACTGAGAACAATATTCCTGATGTCCCTCTTCGGGAAGATGGAGATGGAGCTGTTTCCTCAACCGAATGCTAcgctgaaaatgaaaatgatgagGAACATAACACAGATCCAAAGCTGCTTATTAGTAAAG atTCTGATAAGAAAAAGATGGGCGGCTGTTCACAAACTCCATCACCAGCCACGAGTGAATCATCTAGGTCATGCACATGGTCACCGGCCAATCGTAAACCAAAAATAGAAAGAGACCATATCAATG aaggAGCACAAGCAACAGCACCAAATGAACAGCAGAAGCAAGAAGTGTCCTGTGGTATAAAGAACCAGTCTAAATCAATTGAGCGTGAACATAGCAGAACATCCTCCAATAATGTAACTGAGACTGGAAATAATGTGATACGAAAAGATACAGACTTAAGTACAGAACTTAAGAATTTGAGGCAATCTTATGCTGTCAATGGTATGGACAATCAAAATGGTGGGGACAGCCTCAGTCATACTCAGCATGTATGCATTGATGTATCAACCAAAGACAGTTCCAAAGATGATATGATTGTCATTACTGAAAAATATGATTCTCTAGATACTGACAGTTTAAATAGTGAGTCTAATTCATACACTGTCAATGAAAGTTGA
- the LOC128228573 gene encoding uncharacterized protein LOC128228573 isoform X2, with protein MENTKGVGSSDALGVITMHTVPVVVFSLLLSLAAGKETFNLTQGPLPDEIKNFPDTANRFMAYLDPASKTTKTHCYWCAPGVLSDSSQNKKQSSQCNDHIKGRVLIEMLTPKERNQMKIPVCHVGEVPNCGPPPQDRKKESFHWYIDRGWSNADYSVYFSSALVCNYTQEIVAEYYCNITLQWQLLHYNPTKKCEQEPTIIPVEEKDNYVAHIIGGVVGVVLLVAVILIVACRFFRKRKMKSNSDDVELKVIMTQPTSPANPSVSKGSYISRTSSKSKSSIEEDSEIQEEEEPFLYKNEKSSNDTLINEINKEEQPVALKPSKPPVLKSSAVFGYRLNNIDKKDKEVNFKFQSLAKPVPPGGDIYVIVKGATGYVIRREDSGKTWNGPLIETASRACVMTSLGPDDSCRYIYTLTFADGKKIEGNFSVTVSDRQDTYGQEIGQSSASVHMTRAEVHPSGITRDYQPFTSSILDSNHDSALASRSEISQSGNPSYAKVGVSSNAGSSNMNAMSNERVNSRQLSNKSSSGYCSELVDLKSGDTLSVSSLISNEECNVTQPETFSDSNCNDKNDLGITENNIPDVPLREDGDGAVSSTECYAENENDEEHNTDPKLLISKDSDKKKMGGCSQTPSPATSESSRSCTWSPANRKPKIERDHINEGAQATAPNEQQKQEVSCGIKNQSKSIEREHSRTSSNNVTETGNNVIRKDTDLSTELKNLRQSYAVNGMDNQNGGDSLSHTQHVCIDVSTKDSSKDDMIVITEKYDSLDTDSLNSESNSYTVNES; from the exons ATGGAAAACACTAAAGGTGTTGGTTCCAGTGATGCTCTAG GTGTGATAACCATGCATACAGTACCAGTGGTCGTGTTTTCATTGTTGCTCTCTTTGGCTGCTGGCAAAGAGACGTTTAATCTCACACAGGGGCCGCTACCTGACGAAATAAAAAACTTTCCTGACACAGCAAACCGCTT taTGGCATATCTGGACCCAGCCAGTAAAACAACAAAGACTCACTGTTATTGGTGCGCCCCAGGGGTGTTGTCCGACTCCTCCCAGAACAAGAAGCAGAGCTCGCAATGTAATGACCACATTAAGGGGCGAGTCTTGATTGAAATGCTCACACCGAAAGAGCGCAACCAAATGAAGATTCCTGTTTGCCATGTTGGAGAAGTTCCaa ATTGTGGACCGCCGCCACAAGACCGGAAGAAGGAATCATTTCATTGGTACATTGACCGAGGTTGGAGTAACGCAGATTATTCCGTGTACTTCTCATCTGCCCTGGTTTGCAACTACACGCAGGAGATTGTAGCAGAGTACTACTGTAATATCACACTGCAATGGCAGTTGTTGCACTATAATCCAACTAAGAAATGTGAACAAG agCCCACAATCATTCCTGTAGAGGAAAAAG ACAACTATGTTGCCCACATCATTGGAGGAGTTGTTGGAGTTGTTTTGCTGGTAGCTGTGATTCTGATTGTTGCCTGCCGGTTTTTCAGGAAAAGGAAGATGAAGTCAA ATTCAGATGATGTTGAATTAAAAGTGATAATGACACAACCCACTTCTCCAG CCAATCCGAGCGTCTCCAAGGGAAGCTATATTAGTCGCACATCGTCAAAGTCGAAAAGTTCAATTGAAGAGGATTCAGAAATTCAGGAGGAAGAAGAGCCATTTCTATATA aaaatgagaAAAGTTCTAACGACACATTAATCaacgaaataaataaagaagaacAGCCTGTAGCCCTTAAACCATCTAAACCTCCAG TGTTAAAATCAAGCGCTGTGTTTGGCTACCGATTGAACAACATAGACAAGAAAGACAAAGAAGTAAATTTTAAGTTTCAGTCTCTAGCCAAGCCTGTACCACCTG GTGGTGATATATATGTGATAGTGAAAGGAGCCACTGGGTATGTGATCCGAAGGGAAGATTCTGGCAAAACATGGAATGGCCCACTTATTGAAACGGCCAGTCGAGCATGTGTAATGACATCACTGGGTCCTGACGACTCTTGCAGATACATTTATACCTTAACATTTGCAGACGGAAAAAAGATTGAAGGCAATTTTTCAGTTACAG TTTCAGACAGACAAGACACATATGGGCAAGAGATAGGTCAAAGTTCAGCTTCAGTACATATGACCCGCGCTGAGGTGCATCCAAGCGGAATAACTAGGGATTATCAACCCTTCACTTCTAGCATTCTTGACAGTAATCATGATTCTGCATTGGCAAGCCGTTCGGAAATAAGTCAAAGTGGAAATCCTTCTTATGCAAAAGTAGGAGTTAGTTCTAATGCAGGAAGTAGTAATATGAATGCTATGTCTAATGAGAGGGTAAACAGTCGCCAGTTGTCAAACAAAAGTTCTAGTGGATATTGTTCTGAGCTTGTCGATCTTAAATCTGGTGATACTCTATCTGTGTCatcattaatttcaaatgaGGAATGTAATGTAACACAGCCTGAGACTTTCAGTGACAGCAATTgcaatgataaaaatgatttggGTATTACTGAGAACAATATTCCTGATGTCCCTCTTCGGGAAGATGGAGATGGAGCTGTTTCCTCAACCGAATGCTAcgctgaaaatgaaaatgatgagGAACATAACACAGATCCAAAGCTGCTTATTAGTAAAG atTCTGATAAGAAAAAGATGGGCGGCTGTTCACAAACTCCATCACCAGCCACGAGTGAATCATCTAGGTCATGCACATGGTCACCGGCCAATCGTAAACCAAAAATAGAAAGAGACCATATCAATG aaggAGCACAAGCAACAGCACCAAATGAACAGCAGAAGCAAGAAGTGTCCTGTGGTATAAAGAACCAGTCTAAATCAATTGAGCGTGAACATAGCAGAACATCCTCCAATAATGTAACTGAGACTGGAAATAATGTGATACGAAAAGATACAGACTTAAGTACAGAACTTAAGAATTTGAGGCAATCTTATGCTGTCAATGGTATGGACAATCAAAATGGTGGGGACAGCCTCAGTCATACTCAGCATGTATGCATTGATGTATCAACCAAAGACAGTTCCAAAGATGATATGATTGTCATTACTGAAAAATATGATTCTCTAGATACTGACAGTTTAAATAGTGAGTCTAATTCATACACTGTCAATGAAAGTTGA
- the LOC128228573 gene encoding uncharacterized protein LOC128228573 isoform X3, producing MHTVPVVVFSLLLSLAAGKETFNLTQGPLPDEIKNFPDTANRFMAYLDPASKTTKTHCYWCAPGVLSDSSQNKKQSSQCNDHIKGRVLIEMLTPKERNQMKIPVCHVGEVPNCGPPPQDRKKESFHWYIDRGWSNADYSVYFSSALVCNYTQEIVAEYYCNITLQWQLLHYNPTKKCEQEPTIIPVEEKDNYVAHIIGGVVGVVLLVAVILIVACRFFRKRKMKSNSDDVELKVIMTQPTSPANPSVSKGSYISRTSSKSKSSIEEDSEIQEEEEPFLYKNEKSSNDTLINEINKEEQPVALKPSKPPVLKSSAVFGYRLNNIDKKDKEVNFKFQSLAKPVPPGGDIYVIVKGATGYVIRREDSGKTWNGPLIETASRACVMTSLGPDDSCRYIYTLTFADGKKIEGNFSVTVSDRQDTYGQEIGQSSASVHMTRAEVHPSGITRDYQPFTSSILDSNHDSALASRSEISQSGNPSYAKVGVSSNAGSSNMNAMSNERVNSRQLSNKSSSGYCSELVDLKSGDTLSVSSLISNEECNVTQPETFSDSNCNDKNDLGITENNIPDVPLREDGDGAVSSTECYAENENDEEHNTDPKLLISKDSDKKKMGGCSQTPSPATSESSRSCTWSPANRKPKIERDHINEGAQATAPNEQQKQEVSCGIKNQSKSIEREHSRTSSNNVTETGNNVIRKDTDLSTELKNLRQSYAVNGMDNQNGGDSLSHTQHVCIDVSTKDSSKDDMIVITEKYDSLDTDSLNSESNSYTVNES from the exons ATGCATACAGTACCAGTGGTCGTGTTTTCATTGTTGCTCTCTTTGGCTGCTGGCAAAGAGACGTTTAATCTCACACAGGGGCCGCTACCTGACGAAATAAAAAACTTTCCTGACACAGCAAACCGCTT taTGGCATATCTGGACCCAGCCAGTAAAACAACAAAGACTCACTGTTATTGGTGCGCCCCAGGGGTGTTGTCCGACTCCTCCCAGAACAAGAAGCAGAGCTCGCAATGTAATGACCACATTAAGGGGCGAGTCTTGATTGAAATGCTCACACCGAAAGAGCGCAACCAAATGAAGATTCCTGTTTGCCATGTTGGAGAAGTTCCaa ATTGTGGACCGCCGCCACAAGACCGGAAGAAGGAATCATTTCATTGGTACATTGACCGAGGTTGGAGTAACGCAGATTATTCCGTGTACTTCTCATCTGCCCTGGTTTGCAACTACACGCAGGAGATTGTAGCAGAGTACTACTGTAATATCACACTGCAATGGCAGTTGTTGCACTATAATCCAACTAAGAAATGTGAACAAG agCCCACAATCATTCCTGTAGAGGAAAAAG ACAACTATGTTGCCCACATCATTGGAGGAGTTGTTGGAGTTGTTTTGCTGGTAGCTGTGATTCTGATTGTTGCCTGCCGGTTTTTCAGGAAAAGGAAGATGAAGTCAA ATTCAGATGATGTTGAATTAAAAGTGATAATGACACAACCCACTTCTCCAG CCAATCCGAGCGTCTCCAAGGGAAGCTATATTAGTCGCACATCGTCAAAGTCGAAAAGTTCAATTGAAGAGGATTCAGAAATTCAGGAGGAAGAAGAGCCATTTCTATATA aaaatgagaAAAGTTCTAACGACACATTAATCaacgaaataaataaagaagaacAGCCTGTAGCCCTTAAACCATCTAAACCTCCAG TGTTAAAATCAAGCGCTGTGTTTGGCTACCGATTGAACAACATAGACAAGAAAGACAAAGAAGTAAATTTTAAGTTTCAGTCTCTAGCCAAGCCTGTACCACCTG GTGGTGATATATATGTGATAGTGAAAGGAGCCACTGGGTATGTGATCCGAAGGGAAGATTCTGGCAAAACATGGAATGGCCCACTTATTGAAACGGCCAGTCGAGCATGTGTAATGACATCACTGGGTCCTGACGACTCTTGCAGATACATTTATACCTTAACATTTGCAGACGGAAAAAAGATTGAAGGCAATTTTTCAGTTACAG TTTCAGACAGACAAGACACATATGGGCAAGAGATAGGTCAAAGTTCAGCTTCAGTACATATGACCCGCGCTGAGGTGCATCCAAGCGGAATAACTAGGGATTATCAACCCTTCACTTCTAGCATTCTTGACAGTAATCATGATTCTGCATTGGCAAGCCGTTCGGAAATAAGTCAAAGTGGAAATCCTTCTTATGCAAAAGTAGGAGTTAGTTCTAATGCAGGAAGTAGTAATATGAATGCTATGTCTAATGAGAGGGTAAACAGTCGCCAGTTGTCAAACAAAAGTTCTAGTGGATATTGTTCTGAGCTTGTCGATCTTAAATCTGGTGATACTCTATCTGTGTCatcattaatttcaaatgaGGAATGTAATGTAACACAGCCTGAGACTTTCAGTGACAGCAATTgcaatgataaaaatgatttggGTATTACTGAGAACAATATTCCTGATGTCCCTCTTCGGGAAGATGGAGATGGAGCTGTTTCCTCAACCGAATGCTAcgctgaaaatgaaaatgatgagGAACATAACACAGATCCAAAGCTGCTTATTAGTAAAG atTCTGATAAGAAAAAGATGGGCGGCTGTTCACAAACTCCATCACCAGCCACGAGTGAATCATCTAGGTCATGCACATGGTCACCGGCCAATCGTAAACCAAAAATAGAAAGAGACCATATCAATG aaggAGCACAAGCAACAGCACCAAATGAACAGCAGAAGCAAGAAGTGTCCTGTGGTATAAAGAACCAGTCTAAATCAATTGAGCGTGAACATAGCAGAACATCCTCCAATAATGTAACTGAGACTGGAAATAATGTGATACGAAAAGATACAGACTTAAGTACAGAACTTAAGAATTTGAGGCAATCTTATGCTGTCAATGGTATGGACAATCAAAATGGTGGGGACAGCCTCAGTCATACTCAGCATGTATGCATTGATGTATCAACCAAAGACAGTTCCAAAGATGATATGATTGTCATTACTGAAAAATATGATTCTCTAGATACTGACAGTTTAAATAGTGAGTCTAATTCATACACTGTCAATGAAAGTTGA